The proteins below are encoded in one region of Bacillus alveayuensis:
- a CDS encoding pyrimidine-nucleoside phosphorylase (product_source=KO:K00756; cath_funfam=1.20.970.10,3.40.1030.10,3.90.1170.30; cog=COG0213; ko=KO:K00756; pfam=PF00591,PF02885,PF07831; smart=SM00941; superfamily=47648,52418,54680; tigrfam=TIGR02644) yields the protein MRMVDLIEKKRDGKELTKEEIQFIIKGYTNGEIPDYQMSAFAMAIYFQGMTEAERAELTMAMVHSGETIDLSAIEGIKVDKHSTGGVGDTTTLVLGPLVASVGVPVAKMSGRGLGHTGGTIDKLESIPGFHVEIDKDEFIRLVNENKIAVIGQTGNLTPADKKLYALRDVTGTVNSIPLIASSIMSKKIAAGADAIVLDVKTGAGAFMKKLVDSKELANAMVKIGNAVGRKTMAVISDMSQPLGRAIGNALEVQEAIDTLKGEGPEDLQELCLTLGSYMVYLAKKANSLEEARENLEKSIQSGKALEAFKTFIQAQGGDPSVVDDPMKLPQAKYTFELEAKEDGYVAEIVADSVGTAAMWLGAGRATKESTIDLAVGLVLNKKIGDEVKKGESLVTIYSNQEDIEEVKQKLYESIAISKEKVERPTLIYETITE from the coding sequence ATGAGAATGGTAGACCTTATTGAAAAAAAGCGCGACGGGAAAGAACTGACAAAAGAAGAAATTCAATTTATTATTAAAGGTTATACAAACGGGGAAATTCCGGACTATCAAATGAGCGCATTCGCCATGGCGATATATTTTCAAGGCATGACCGAAGCAGAACGTGCCGAATTAACGATGGCAATGGTTCATTCAGGAGAAACGATTGATTTAAGTGCAATCGAAGGAATCAAAGTGGACAAACACTCAACGGGAGGAGTTGGAGATACAACAACATTAGTTCTCGGCCCTCTCGTAGCATCTGTTGGTGTACCAGTAGCGAAAATGAGCGGGCGTGGTCTCGGACATACTGGTGGAACAATTGACAAACTAGAATCTATACCAGGTTTTCACGTAGAAATCGATAAAGATGAATTTATTAGGCTCGTTAATGAAAACAAAATTGCTGTCATTGGACAAACTGGCAACTTAACTCCTGCTGATAAAAAGCTATATGCATTGCGCGATGTAACTGGAACAGTCAATAGCATTCCATTAATTGCAAGTTCCATTATGAGTAAAAAAATTGCGGCTGGTGCAGATGCTATTGTATTGGATGTAAAAACAGGTGCTGGTGCCTTTATGAAAAAGCTTGTAGACTCAAAGGAGCTAGCGAATGCAATGGTGAAGATCGGAAATGCTGTCGGCCGAAAGACAATGGCTGTCATATCGGATATGAGCCAGCCATTAGGGCGTGCGATCGGTAATGCATTAGAGGTTCAAGAAGCAATCGATACATTAAAAGGAGAAGGTCCTGAAGATTTACAAGAGCTTTGTTTAACATTAGGAAGCTACATGGTGTATTTAGCGAAAAAAGCGAATAGCTTAGAAGAGGCGAGAGAAAATTTAGAAAAATCGATTCAAAGCGGGAAAGCGCTTGAAGCGTTTAAAACATTTATTCAAGCACAAGGCGGAGATCCGTCTGTTGTGGATGATCCAATGAAATTACCGCAGGCAAAATATACGTTTGAGCTTGAAGCAAAAGAAGATGGCTATGTAGCAGAAATTGTTGCCGATAGTGTTGGAACGGCCGCTATGTGGCTAGGTGCTGGAAGAGCAACTAAAGAGTCAACGATTGATTTAGCTGTCGGCTTAGTATTAAACAAAAAAATAGGAGACGAAGTGAAAAAAGGCGAATCGCTTGTAACGATTTACAGTAATCAAGAAGACATTGAAGAAGTCAAGCAAAAGCTTTATGAAAGCATCGCAATTTCAAAAGAAAAAGTTGAAAGACCAACTCTTATTTATGAAACGATAACAGAATAA
- a CDS encoding D-alanyl-D-alanine carboxypeptidase (penicillin-binding protein 5/6) (product_source=KO:K07258; cath_funfam=2.60.410.10,3.40.710.10; cleavage_site_network=SignalP-noTM; cog=COG1686; ko=KO:K07258; pfam=PF00768,PF07943; smart=SM00936; superfamily=56601,69189), whose product MKRLLVMISAICMMFTVVINVHAEETNVQLVKDVKSAVLMERDTGQILYAHHADEKLPPASMTKIMTLLLIMEALDKGTIKLDEKVRASEHAASMGGSQIFLEAGEEMTVEDLIKGIAIASGNDASVAMAERIAGSEEGFVKMMNKKAKELGLKNTHFKNPTGLPEEGHYSSARDMAIMAKELLKYEDITKYTGKYEDYLRENTDKKFWLVNTNRLVKFYPGVDGVKTGYTNEAKYCLTATAKKGNMRVIAVVFGAQTPKHRNSQVTKMLDYAFSQYEIHSLYKRNEKVAPVELSKGRDQKVHLITSKPISILTKKGESIDDMKQEIVFKEQVIAPIKEGEELGMLVLKKGEKVMDEYPLVAEKDVEMASWWTLFKRILGDFTKAG is encoded by the coding sequence ATGAAGCGACTACTGGTGATGATATCAGCCATTTGTATGATGTTTACAGTTGTCATAAACGTACATGCAGAGGAAACAAATGTGCAGCTTGTTAAAGATGTCAAATCCGCTGTTTTAATGGAAAGAGATACAGGGCAAATTTTGTATGCCCATCATGCAGATGAAAAACTTCCTCCTGCAAGTATGACAAAAATTATGACACTCCTTTTAATTATGGAAGCGCTTGATAAAGGAACAATTAAACTTGATGAAAAAGTTCGTGCAAGTGAACATGCAGCCTCTATGGGTGGTTCGCAAATATTTTTAGAAGCAGGGGAAGAAATGACGGTAGAAGATCTAATAAAAGGAATCGCGATCGCCTCTGGAAACGATGCATCTGTTGCGATGGCTGAACGAATAGCTGGATCAGAAGAAGGATTTGTCAAGATGATGAATAAAAAAGCAAAAGAGCTTGGCTTGAAAAATACGCATTTTAAAAATCCGACAGGACTTCCTGAAGAAGGTCATTACAGTTCAGCACGTGACATGGCCATCATGGCGAAAGAGCTTCTTAAATATGAAGATATTACAAAGTATACAGGAAAATATGAAGATTATTTAAGAGAAAATACGGATAAAAAATTTTGGCTTGTGAACACAAATCGTCTCGTGAAGTTTTATCCCGGTGTTGATGGAGTGAAAACCGGCTACACGAACGAAGCGAAATACTGTTTAACCGCAACAGCAAAAAAGGGAAATATGCGTGTTATTGCAGTCGTGTTTGGAGCTCAAACTCCTAAACACCGCAATAGCCAAGTGACGAAAATGCTTGATTACGCCTTTAGTCAATATGAAATACATTCATTATATAAACGAAATGAAAAAGTGGCTCCGGTTGAATTAAGTAAAGGCCGAGATCAAAAAGTTCATTTAATTACTTCAAAACCAATTTCCATATTAACGAAAAAAGGGGAAAGCATTGATGATATGAAACAAGAAATCGTTTTTAAAGAACAGGTGATCGCACCAATTAAAGAAGGTGAAGAGCTCGGAATGCTCGTGTTGAAAAAAGGAGAAAAAGTGATGGATGAGTATCCGCTTGTTGCGGAAAAAGATGTGGAAATGGCGAGCTGGTGGACACTATTTAAGCGTATACTAGGAGACTTCACGAAAGCTGGGTAA
- a CDS encoding stage II sporulation protein AA (anti-sigma F factor antagonist) (product_source=KO:K06378; cath_funfam=3.30.750.24; cog=COG1366; ko=KO:K06378; pfam=PF01740; superfamily=52091; tigrfam=TIGR02886), producing MSLVIDMEVKKKVLCIRLAGELDHHTAEELRQKVNDIVEKRQIEHMVFNLQDLSFMDSSGLGVILGRYKQIKNSGGEMVVCSVSPPIRRLFDMSGLFKIIRLADSEGKALETLGVAS from the coding sequence ATGAGTCTTGTGATAGACATGGAAGTGAAGAAAAAGGTGCTATGTATCCGCTTAGCAGGTGAACTAGACCATCATACGGCGGAGGAATTACGACAAAAAGTCAATGACATCGTAGAAAAACGCCAAATTGAACATATGGTGTTTAATTTGCAAGATTTATCCTTTATGGATAGCTCAGGATTAGGTGTTATTTTAGGCCGATATAAACAAATTAAAAACAGCGGAGGAGAAATGGTTGTTTGCTCAGTATCCCCTCCGATTAGAAGACTGTTTGATATGTCAGGGCTTTTTAAAATTATTCGCTTGGCAGATTCAGAAGGAAAAGCGCTAGAAACATTGGGGGTGGCATCATGA
- a CDS encoding stage II sporulation protein AB (anti-sigma F factor) (product_source=KO:K06379; cath_funfam=3.30.565.10; cog=COG2172; ko=KO:K06379; pfam=PF13581; smart=SM00387; superfamily=55874; tigrfam=TIGR01925), translating to MKNVMNLQFSALSQNESFARVTVAAFIAQLDPTMDELTEIKTVVSEAVTNAIIHGYEHNPDGIVYISCTLEEHIVHITIRDEGKGIENIEKARQPLFTTKPELERSGMGFTIMENFMDDIQVESTVGKGTTVRLTKHLSKSKALCN from the coding sequence ATGAAAAACGTCATGAACCTCCAATTTTCAGCGTTAAGTCAAAATGAATCGTTTGCTCGGGTTACGGTCGCTGCATTCATTGCTCAGTTAGATCCGACAATGGATGAATTAACGGAAATAAAAACAGTCGTATCAGAAGCGGTTACGAATGCGATTATACATGGTTATGAGCATAATCCAGATGGTATCGTCTATATATCCTGTACGCTAGAAGAACATATTGTTCACATTACGATTCGAGATGAAGGCAAAGGAATTGAAAATATTGAGAAAGCAAGGCAGCCTCTCTTTACAACCAAGCCTGAATTAGAGCGTTCAGGAATGGGCTTTACTATTATGGAAAATTTTATGGATGATATACAAGTAGAGTCGACTGTAGGGAAAGGAACAACTGTAAGATTGACAAAACATTTATCAAAAAGTAAAGCTTTATGTAATTAA
- a CDS encoding RNA polymerase sporulation-specific sigma factor (product_source=KO:K03091; cath_funfam=1.10.10.10,1.10.601.10; cog=COG1191; ko=KO:K03091; pfam=PF04539,PF04542,PF04545; smart=SM00530; superfamily=88659,88946; tigrfam=TIGR02885), producing the protein MDVEVKNEFSNGPLKDHEVKELIERSQQGEQEARDLLIQKNMRLVWSVVQRFLNRGYEPEDLFQIGCIGLLKSVDKFDLSFDVKFSTYAVPMIIGEIQRFIRDDGTVKVSRSLKELGNKIRRAREELSKTLGKVPTVQEIADYLDIPPEDVVLAQEAIRAPSSIHETVYENDGDPITLLDQIADHHEQQWFDKIALKDAIEELDEREKLIVYLRYFKDQTQSEVAERLGISQVQVSRLEKKILKQMKDRMST; encoded by the coding sequence ATGGATGTGGAGGTCAAAAACGAATTTTCTAATGGACCGTTGAAGGATCATGAGGTTAAGGAATTAATTGAAAGAAGTCAGCAAGGTGAGCAAGAAGCACGTGATTTGCTTATTCAAAAAAATATGCGTCTTGTTTGGTCTGTTGTACAGCGCTTTTTAAATCGAGGCTATGAGCCAGAAGATTTATTTCAAATTGGCTGTATCGGACTATTAAAATCTGTTGATAAATTTGATTTATCATTTGATGTCAAATTTTCAACATATGCCGTACCAATGATTATCGGCGAAATTCAGCGATTCATTCGTGATGATGGAACCGTAAAGGTCAGCCGTTCATTAAAAGAATTAGGTAATAAAATTCGACGTGCTAGAGAAGAATTGTCGAAAACACTTGGAAAGGTGCCTACCGTTCAGGAAATTGCTGACTACTTAGACATTCCACCAGAAGATGTTGTGCTTGCACAAGAAGCGATTCGTGCACCTTCTTCCATCCATGAGACCGTTTATGAGAACGATGGAGATCCTATTACCCTTTTGGATCAAATTGCTGATCATCATGAGCAGCAATGGTTTGATAAAATTGCTTTAAAGGATGCTATAGAGGAATTAGATGAAAGAGAAAAATTAATTGTTTATTTGCGCTATTTTAAGGACCAAACGCAATCAGAAGTAGCTGAAAGACTTGGAATTTCACAAGTTCAAGTATCAAGACTAGAAAAAAAAATATTAAAACAAATGAAAGACCGAATGAGCACATAA
- a CDS encoding stage V sporulation protein AA (product_source=KO:K06403; cath_funfam=2.60.480.10; ko=KO:K06403; pfam=PF12164; superfamily=52540; transmembrane_helix_parts=Inside_1_96,TMhelix_97_115,Outside_116_142,TMhelix_143_165,Inside_166_206) yields the protein MNVTVYLRLRHRIQVKPNEKITINKLATVIGDPQLKEQIENLEIHQVQKHDKSIIVIDAIQIIQKIYTLNDEIEIQTLGPTQTVVEVVYKKKDVSKVLLVLVWLLLFVGSGMAIMNFHEDVSMQKVHIRLYKIITGEVNKKPLLFQIPYSIGLGLGMILFFNHAFRKRINEEPSPLEIEVFNYQMDLDKYVSMNENKESMEKIDEH from the coding sequence ATGAACGTTACGGTCTATTTACGCCTAAGGCATCGGATTCAAGTAAAGCCAAATGAAAAAATTACGATCAATAAATTAGCTACCGTCATTGGGGATCCACAGTTAAAAGAGCAAATTGAAAACCTTGAGATTCACCAAGTTCAAAAGCATGATAAATCAATTATTGTCATTGATGCCATTCAAATCATTCAAAAAATATATACATTGAATGACGAAATCGAAATTCAAACATTAGGTCCGACTCAAACGGTTGTAGAAGTCGTGTATAAGAAAAAAGACGTTTCAAAAGTTTTATTAGTTCTCGTTTGGCTTTTACTTTTCGTTGGTTCAGGTATGGCCATTATGAATTTCCATGAAGATGTAAGTATGCAGAAAGTTCATATTCGTTTATACAAAATCATAACGGGGGAAGTAAACAAAAAACCACTTCTCTTTCAAATTCCATATTCAATTGGACTCGGACTAGGAATGATTTTATTTTTTAATCATGCTTTTCGTAAACGCATTAATGAGGAGCCAAGTCCGCTTGAAATCGAAGTTTTTAATTACCAAATGGATCTCGACAAATATGTTTCGATGAATGAAAACAAGGAAAGTATGGAAAAAATCGATGAACATTAA
- a CDS encoding stage V sporulation protein AB (product_source=KO:K06404; ko=KO:K06404; pfam=PF13782; superfamily=81340; transmembrane_helix_parts=Outside_1_4,TMhelix_5_27,Inside_28_42,TMhelix_43_65,Outside_66_79,TMhelix_80_102,Inside_103_114,TMhelix_115_137,Outside_138_140) produces MNINILFIMFIGFSGGLAVGAGFVAFLTILGIIPRLMQLTKTLSFIRFYECGVLLGALVGCWFSLSDVHFSMSAFWLMPMGLLDGIFIGMLAAALTEVLNVIPILAKRVGMERNIIILLMAIVFGKIVGSLFHWLYFIDH; encoded by the coding sequence ATGAACATTAACATTTTGTTTATTATGTTCATCGGCTTTTCAGGTGGATTGGCTGTCGGTGCGGGATTTGTTGCTTTTTTAACCATACTTGGAATTATTCCACGGCTGATGCAGTTAACGAAAACTCTGTCATTCATACGGTTTTATGAGTGTGGAGTACTATTAGGTGCATTAGTCGGCTGCTGGTTCAGTTTAAGTGATGTTCATTTTTCCATGTCCGCTTTTTGGCTCATGCCAATGGGTTTATTAGATGGCATATTTATTGGGATGCTTGCAGCTGCGTTAACCGAAGTACTAAATGTCATTCCGATTTTAGCTAAAAGGGTTGGAATGGAAAGAAATATTATCATCCTTTTAATGGCCATTGTGTTTGGAAAAATTGTTGGCTCTTTATTTCATTGGCTTTATTTTATCGATCATTAA
- a CDS encoding stage V sporulation protein AC (product_source=KO:K06405; ko=KO:K06405; pfam=PF03862; superfamily=103473; tigrfam=TIGR02838; transmembrane_helix_parts=Inside_1_26,TMhelix_27_49,Outside_50_58,TMhelix_59_76,Inside_77_82,TMhelix_83_102,Outside_103_121,TMhelix_122_144,Inside_145_147) produces the protein MKLKDDYANQIKKFHPKTNYMKNCLKAFLIGGSICLFGQMIENIYIQVFSLEKEVAGSVMMATLILFSSILTGIGVYDKIGQFAGAGSILTVAGFANSMTSAALEHKSEGFVLGVAANMFKIAGSSIVFGIVFAYVVGFIRFVFTIP, from the coding sequence ATGAAATTAAAAGATGATTACGCCAATCAAATTAAAAAGTTCCACCCAAAAACAAATTATATGAAAAATTGTTTGAAGGCCTTTTTGATAGGCGGATCGATCTGTTTATTTGGTCAAATGATCGAAAATATTTATATTCAAGTGTTTTCGTTAGAAAAAGAAGTAGCAGGCAGTGTCATGATGGCGACGTTAATATTATTTTCATCTATTTTAACGGGGATTGGGGTTTACGATAAAATTGGCCAATTTGCTGGGGCAGGATCTATTTTAACGGTTGCAGGCTTTGCTAATTCGATGACAAGTGCAGCTCTTGAGCATAAAAGCGAAGGATTTGTACTTGGTGTGGCCGCAAATATGTTTAAAATAGCGGGAAGTTCGATCGTTTTTGGCATTGTTTTTGCTTACGTAGTCGGCTTTATTCGTTTTGTTTTCACCATACCATGA
- a CDS encoding stage V sporulation protein AD (product_source=KO:K06406; cath_funfam=3.40.47.10; ko=KO:K06406; pfam=PF07451; superfamily=53901; tigrfam=TIGR02845), protein MGLFGKQTWIFHNRLYVNGSGTAVGPKEAEGPLGDKFDVRHDDLYCGEENWELAERRLMVQAIDYCLKKANTDAKEVDFFIAGDLLNQNVTSNYVARHLNIPTLCMFGACSTSMATIAISSLLVDSGFARKVLAATSSHFATAERQFRDPLQFGKQKPNTATTTVTGAGAVLIGKEYGDIAITSATIGRVVDFGIKNAFDMGSAMAPAAADTIKRHLYDLKRSPSDYDLIVTGDLSKIGSPILKQLLKEENILIDDQHDDCGLMIFHDDQQVFAGGSGCGCSAVVTYSHIFDLLKRGELKRVLVVATGALLSPIMMQQNESIPTIAHGVVFERTSRSVKS, encoded by the coding sequence TTGGGGTTATTCGGAAAACAAACATGGATCTTTCATAATCGCTTGTATGTAAATGGAAGTGGAACAGCTGTTGGACCGAAAGAAGCGGAAGGACCATTAGGGGACAAATTTGATGTTCGTCATGATGATCTTTATTGCGGAGAAGAAAATTGGGAGCTTGCGGAAAGGCGATTAATGGTACAAGCCATTGACTATTGTTTAAAAAAAGCGAATACCGATGCGAAAGAAGTTGATTTTTTTATTGCAGGTGATTTGTTAAACCAAAATGTTACGAGCAACTACGTTGCAAGACATTTAAATATCCCGACATTATGTATGTTTGGGGCATGCTCCACTTCGATGGCAACGATCGCGATCTCCTCACTTTTAGTTGATTCTGGATTTGCTAGAAAGGTTCTCGCTGCAACGAGCAGTCATTTTGCCACTGCTGAACGACAATTTCGTGATCCATTACAATTTGGAAAACAAAAGCCGAACACTGCAACTACGACGGTAACGGGGGCTGGAGCTGTTCTCATTGGCAAAGAATATGGAGATATTGCGATCACATCTGCTACGATCGGCCGAGTTGTAGACTTTGGAATTAAAAATGCGTTCGATATGGGTTCAGCAATGGCTCCAGCTGCTGCAGACACGATTAAGCGTCATTTATACGATTTAAAGCGTTCTCCTTCTGACTATGACTTAATTGTAACTGGTGATTTATCAAAAATCGGAAGTCCCATCTTAAAACAATTGCTAAAGGAAGAAAATATACTCATTGATGATCAACACGATGATTGCGGGTTAATGATTTTTCATGACGATCAGCAAGTATTTGCTGGCGGGAGCGGCTGTGGCTGCTCTGCTGTTGTCACATACAGCCATATTTTTGATTTATTAAAACGAGGTGAATTAAAGCGTGTTTTGGTCGTAGCAACTGGTGCTCTGCTAAGTCCTATCATGATGCAACAAAATGAATCGATTCCGACGATCGCTCATGGAGTTGTTTTTGAACGAACGTCTAGGAGTGTGAAAAGCTAA
- a CDS encoding stage V sporulation protein AE (product_source=KO:K06407; ko=KO:K06407; pfam=PF03862; superfamily=102741; tigrfam=TIGR02839; transmembrane_helix_parts=Outside_1_3,TMhelix_4_21,Inside_22_27,TMhelix_28_47,Outside_48_51,TMhelix_52_74,Inside_75_80,TMhelix_81_103,Outside_104_110), giving the protein MEYVIAFISGGLICLVGQIFIDIFKQTPVHVTSLFVVIGVILEGLGVYEHFIHWAGAGATVPITGFGYSLFYGVIQEANGVSGIGIGAFDWLLQTILFAFMTAVIFKPKG; this is encoded by the coding sequence ATGGAATATGTTATTGCTTTTATTTCCGGTGGACTCATATGTCTAGTTGGTCAAATATTTATTGATATCTTTAAACAAACTCCCGTTCATGTCACGAGTTTGTTTGTCGTTATCGGGGTCATTCTTGAAGGACTTGGAGTTTATGAACATTTTATTCATTGGGCTGGAGCTGGTGCAACAGTTCCTATTACAGGCTTTGGGTATTCGTTATTCTATGGAGTCATACAAGAAGCAAATGGGGTCAGCGGAATAGGAATTGGTGCATTTGATTGGCTCCTACAAACGATCCTTTTCGCTTTTATGACAGCTGTTATTTTTAAACCGAAAGGATAG
- a CDS encoding stage V sporulation protein AE (product_source=KO:K06407; cath_funfam=2.160.20.10; ko=KO:K06407; pfam=PF14097; superfamily=53448), which produces MQGRRKVIMVTDGDEYALKVIEYVAKKIGGRCISRSQGNPTTLSGEEMVKYILSTPYDPVFVLFDDCGFQGEGMGEQALKYVASHPQIKVIGVIAVASKSKHKEWSKIDISIDRDGKLTNFGVDKDGIPDIEGGRINGDTVYCLDQLSVPIVVGIGDIGKMNRRDCIEKGAPITMKAVEIILERSGYDGRQ; this is translated from the coding sequence ATGCAAGGAAGAAGAAAGGTTATTATGGTAACAGATGGAGATGAGTATGCCTTAAAAGTGATCGAATATGTTGCCAAAAAAATTGGTGGAAGATGTATCTCAAGATCGCAAGGGAATCCGACAACTCTAAGTGGTGAAGAGATGGTGAAGTATATTTTAAGCACCCCCTATGATCCTGTATTTGTATTATTTGATGATTGTGGTTTTCAAGGGGAAGGAATGGGAGAACAAGCTTTAAAATATGTTGCCAGCCATCCTCAAATAAAAGTGATAGGAGTGATTGCTGTTGCATCAAAATCAAAGCATAAAGAGTGGTCAAAGATTGATATTAGCATTGATCGAGATGGGAAACTGACAAACTTCGGAGTTGATAAAGATGGTATTCCTGACATTGAGGGAGGAAGAATAAATGGGGATACAGTATATTGTTTGGATCAATTATCTGTTCCCATTGTTGTGGGCATTGGTGATATTGGAAAAATGAATCGAAGAGATTGTATAGAAAAAGGTGCTCCGATAACGATGAAAGCTGTTGAGATCATTTTAGAAAGGAGTGGATACGATGGGAGACAATAA